The segment CGAAATAGGGTAAGTACTAAGTACCTTTCACCTGtttatttacttgattataTTTTCAACGATACTGATGTATTTATTTTTCCGCAGAAAGTTCCGGTATTTGGACATTGGGATGGCTATAAATGGAGTTATGATGGAGTTACTAGTAAAGAAATGCCATGGTTTCAAGTGAAGAAAATCCATAATGCTCTAAGAGGAGAAAATGTGAACTATTATAGTGTTATATTGAGATGTAATTCTGAAGCAAGTTGTTATAACATTATTCTTGCCACAAAATCTATCAAGATTGTGAACCAACATGGCCGACTTGTCGCAGAGGTAAATAATCTGTCAGATCACCTAAAAGATAACTATATATGTAATTGTTTGTAATCTCGaaacaaaacaaataacatTTGTATATGAGTACTAATAGTGTTAgtgaatttatgtttattttcaGGTAAAACAAAAACAAGCAAATTCAGGAGTATTATTGGGAGATGATGTATTAACATTGATGGTGGAACCTCATGTTGATCAATCATTAATTATGGCTCTTGTCACTGTTTGTGGTCTAATCCATCACAAAATTTGATTAGTACTTGTTAATTAGTAGTACTATAATATAAGTTTCTTCCTAGTTACCTTTTTcaaatgtaataataataattgtaatcACTATCTTCCCTTTGTTCTTGGAAACAGGGAAAAGAGAAGTTAATATAGTTTGTACCTTGAGGAATGAGTTGTTTAGATGTAAATCTTGTGATTAAAGTTGATGTGTACAACTCTGATGTGATAGACTACCTAACCATTTCATAATTAATGAAGTTAATTATAGTTTGTACCTAGAAGAATGAGTTGTTTATATCACTTTTAATGACTCTTGTTCAGACCAATTTATGTGTATCTCCACTATTTCATCAAATACTTGCTAGACTGTTACCTACTACCAGCACAAGCATTAGATAACTTTACTTGTGTTAGCTTAAGCAGCATCTAACATTATTGTATTTGCATTATTCTGGTAAGTTAAGTTGTCTCTGTGTTACCTATAGGTCACGGATTCACTCCGTTGAAGAAGCCACTAATGTTCATATTAGGGTAGACTGTCTACGCAATAAACTTCTTAATGATCAAAAAGCCAGTAcaaattttcttctaaacttaTCAAATAATGAAACTGTCCATGAAATATGAaactgaaaaaagaaaagaactctTGATAAACAGAAGACATTACCAGTCAAATACTCACATAAACAAGTGAAAATACTCTTACACAACTTGTAAGTGAGACATATTAACCTACATGTTGTAAACTAATTTACATTCTTGTATAATATCTAGGGCTAAAGTCAAGCACTATATGCtagaaacaaaatatttaaaaaaaaatgagaaaaaaggaaaaaatccCTCACcaatatacatttatttttttttaattttttttggttgataCAATTCACATTTAATATTCTGGCAGAAAAAGAACCTGATTTCATTACCTCCCTGGAGGCTGGAGATGTCTTATGGATTCTTTTTCGCGTTGCGCAATTTCATTACTAGCTGCTGTCTTTCTCCTTCTACCTCGGCAAACTTG is part of the Solanum pennellii chromosome 8, SPENNV200 genome and harbors:
- the LOC107028066 gene encoding protein LURP-one-related 11-like, giving the protein MAKVHPNKSNYLSTTSSSSFSSIISSNFYVSPRRETFTLWMKSLVYHGNGCTVYNSNGQIVYRIDNYNIKRSKEVHLMDRNGKVLFSIRNRKVPVFGHWDGYKWSYDGVTSKEMPWFQVKKIHNALRGENVNYYSVILRCNSEASCYNIILATKSIKIVNQHGRLVAEVKQKQANSGVLLGDDVLTLMVEPHVDQSLIMALVTVCGLIHHKI